The Lolium rigidum isolate FL_2022 chromosome 2, APGP_CSIRO_Lrig_0.1, whole genome shotgun sequence genomic interval GCAGTGGGCATTTGGGATGCTGACTTCTACGTCAAGGTCGATGATGACGTGCATGTGAACTTAGGTGCATTTTATTTCTTTGATGTTATAGCCTTCTTTTAGAGAAAAGCCCCAACCCAGTTCTATTTATCACCTTATCGGTATGTTGCACATGGTAAAAACAGGAATGCTTGCCACTACCCTTGTTCGGCATAAATCGAAACCAAGAACTTACATTGGCTGCATGAAGTCAGGTCCAGTTCTTGCTGACAAGTAATGTTAACTGAACTTGCTTGAAGTTAAATGTTAGCTTGACGTACAAACTATAAATTTCTTGCTGAACCTGCTCTTGTCATATAGGAACTTGAAGTACCATGAACCCGAGTCCTGGAAATTTGGGGAGGATGGAAACAAGTACTTTCGCCATGCTACGGGACAAATATATGACATCTCAAAAGACCTTGCGACCTATATCTCAATAAATCAGTATGTTTTGTCGATGGTCATATTGTAAAATAATCCCCTGGATACAAATGAAGTAAATCTAATGATGCCTACGATCTTTGGCAGGCCTATGTTACACAAGTATGCAAATGAAGATGTATCACTTGGGTCCTGGTTTATTGGTTTAGAAGTTAATCATATAGATGAAAGGAACATGTGTTGTGGAACTCCACCAGGTCTGTCTCCTCACCGCTGAACAGCCCTTATCATACACTTCTCTAACTTCTCTTACCCTTATCATGCACTTCTCTGACCTGTCCTAATTGTGCATCAACACTTCTGCAGATTGTGAATGGAAAGGGCAAGCTGGCAATGTTTGTGTCGCGTCTTTTGATTGGAGCTGTAGCGGCATATGCAAGTCTGTCGAGAGGCTCAAGGATGTACATGCCCGATGCGGTGAAGGAGATTCTTCtgtttggagtgctctcatctagCGAACACTCTCCCTGGACGTAAATATGTAGCATGCTCGGTACACCTTGACGATCGTGCCTCGATATCTGCAACCGAAATTGCACAATACTGGACCTAGCTGATGGACTCGAGCTCTGGTAATTGAAATTCAGCTGGAGGCAAcacgtgtagcgtagatgatactTGTTGGGTTGCTGAGAGGTTTTAGTAGATGTGAATTGCTTTATGTAACCACCAGTTACCCAGTAGTGTTAGAAGAGAGACCAAAGTAGGGTTGGGGGATGAGGTTTTCCATCTTACAGGTAGTAGGGCTGAGTTTCTCATCTGCTCTGCAACAAATTAGAGATCATGTGCTGTAGAAAAACATCTAATGCAAATTTTGATCAATTTTTTTGCAACTTCCTTTGGTTATTTTCGCAGAAACACCAAGTGTTCGTTTGAAACGGCTTAAATATGTTTGTATTCCTATATGAAATTTGTAAATATGCTAAATCCACATATGCCCCTGCAAAGTTTTTCTGTTTTCATACATAAATTCTTTGTTAGTCTCATTTTTGGATGATTCCTAACATTTTCTGAACTTCACGTTTTCTTTGTTCTTTGGAAGTCCGCGCTCGACCCAAGCTTTGGTCAAGACGCATTCGTCTTTATCTGGCTTGGGGGAAGTGGAGTCCGCCATGAAGCTCCAATTTGGAGATATCATACCCTCGCTCTGGAGGTCTCTGAGCTCCGAGTCCTTGAtctcgcaaggccaccattgccctTTCTCGCCCTCTcggctccgggccttggaagccttcttcatctccgcctcctgcaccttagCTGCCATCCTAGCTTGGCCTTCGAGTTCCTCTTGGATCTCTTGGAGAGTTGGGATCCGGCTTAATGCGTTCCTGGAAGatgcggagaatggttgagctaaCTTGGTGTCGAAAATATATGGTGGCAGGAATGCTATAGGTTCCGGACAGCTTGGTTCTACTGAGCTGTGTTCGGgactattcggagaactaccagtacatttTGGTGAGCTAGGTGACATGCTTTCGGCTGCACCCATGTGGTAAGCTAAGTAAGTCGGAGCTAGCCTAAACCTAaactactgatacgtccaaaacgtatctactttcccgaacacttttgctattgttttgcctctaatttgtgtattttggatacaactaacacggactaacgctgttttcagcagaattgccctggtgtctcgtttttgtgtagaaactcaactttcaggaaaatcactGGGATTAATTCCAAAgggcctattgatacgtctccgacgtatcgataatttcttatgttctatgccatattattggtgatacctacatgttttatgcacactttatgtcatattcgtgcattttctggaactaacctattaacaagatgccgaagtgccggttgctgtttgctgctgtttttggtttcgaaatcctagtaacgaaatattctcggaattggacgaaacgaagacccggggccctatttttccacggagcttccagaagaccgaagaacacacgaagtggggccacgaggtggccaagctatagggcggcgcggcccaagccctggccgcgccgacctatagtgtgggcccctcgttagccccccgactctgcccttccgcctacttaaagcctccgtcgcgaaacccctgatgcgaaaaaaccacgatacggaaaaccttactgagacgccgccgccgccgatcccatctcgggggattctggagatctcctccggcaccctgccggagaggggattcatctcccggaggactctacaccgccatggtcgcctccggagtgatgagtgagtagttcacccctggactatgggtccatagcagtagctagatggttgtcttctcctcattgtgcttcattgttggatcttgtgagttgcctaacatgatcaagatcatctatctgtaattctatatgttgtgtttgtcgggatccgatggatagagaataccatgtcatgttaattatcaagttattatacatgtgttgtttatgatcttgcatgctctccgtttctagtagaggctctggccaagtttttacttttaactccaagagggagtacttatgctcgatagtgggttcatgcctgcattgacaccgggacggtgacgaaagttctaaggttgtgttgtgctgttgccactagggataaaacattggcgctatgtccgaggatgtagttgttgattacattacgcaccatacttaatgcaattgtctgttgctttgcaacttaatacttgaaggggttcggatgataacctgaaggtggacttttaggcatagatgcagttggatggcggtctatgtactttgtcgtaatgcccaattaaatctcactatacttatcatgtcatgtatgtgcattgttatgccctctctatttgccaattgcccgactgtaatttgttcacccaacatgcttttatcttatgggagagacacctctagtgaactgtggaccccggtccattcttttaatactgaaatacaaatctgctgcaatacttgttctttactgttttctctgcaaacaatcatcttccacacaatacggttaatcctttgttacagcaagccggtgagattgacaacctcactgtgtttcgttgggagcaaagtactttggttgtgttgtgcaggttccacgttggcgccggaatctccggtgttgcgccgcactacatcccgccgccatcaaccttcaacgtgcttcttggctcctcctggttcgataaaccttggtttctttctgagggaaaacttgctgctgtgcgcatcataccttcctcttggggttgcccaacgaacgtgtgaaatacacgccatcacctattttcccagaagattcacggagccagaagggcaggccagggggagg includes:
- the LOC124692815 gene encoding beta-1,3-galactosyltransferase 7-like, which gives rise to MELAAKRSTLELVRKGVPVTSETSQRRKTAFVVVGVNTAGSSRKRRDSVRETWMPQGEKLLQLEEQKGIVIRFTIGHSATSNSILDKSIDAEDAQHHDFLRLDHVEGYHELSAKTKIFFSTAVGIWDADFYVKVDDDVHVNLGMLATTLVRHKSKPRTYIGCMKSGPVLADKNLKYHEPESWKFGEDGNKYFRHATGQIYDISKDLATYISINQPMLHKYANEDVSLGSWFIGLEVNHIDERNMCCGTPPDCEWKGQAGNVCVASFDWSCSGICKSVERLKDVHARCGEGDSSVWSALI